The Hymenobacter sp. DG01 genome has a segment encoding these proteins:
- a CDS encoding FG-GAP-like repeat-containing protein has product MRYFYSLIGRPRAFARACTLCTALLLLLMGARPAAAQAPTWQMALSGSGNQPAAGTSVARATATDAQGNVFLTGYFTGQITFGTTMLTSAGGTDIFLAKWNTATNTWAWAVRGGGVSNDQSRGVAVSGTSVFITGTYFGSGASFAGKTLSSGGTDGNMFLAKYIDNDTSAGNGWAVNSESFGAEVGNGVAASGTSVYVTGFYSASGATVAGTVLTGMGRIDMFLAKYVDNGTSAGNGWAVKGGGAITDVGNSVAVNGNNVYVTGSFESKTALFAGATLTNPGSESDIFLAKYTDNGSSVAAGWAVSAGGTSNDSGNGVAVSGTSVYITGTFATGTTATIDGRPIPGEFNGDDMFVAKYTDQGNTTTGVWAASGGSGGDDQGLGIAVNGTDVYVTGSFLAFYARFAGTTLQNTNTNISNSYDAFVAKYTDQGATVGNGWATSVSGTEVDSGYGLAATGSHVFVAASSGNGAVSFGNEFFAPAKAGALGQLDAGSGTWQRAEAPLQGTTSRNLATATDASGNVFVTGDFSGNVQFGTTQLSSAGKTDIFLAKWDATASAWAWAVRAGGTDSDQGLGLAVSGNNVYVTGLYYSGNTRIAGQNLEAAGFSDLFVAKYTDNGSSVSNGWVVSGGGTGFDVGNDIAVLGSSVYITGRFEKQLSIAGTTLSAAAYTDIVVAKFIDNGSSVSNGWAISEGGAGYDYGNGIAVSGSAVYVTGYFQLNPRIAGTALTGIGNNADMFLAKYLDQGSTVSNGWAVSGGGTDSDEGNAVTVQGNAVYVTGSFTSGTDARIAGAELPGAGSADIFVAKYLDLGASASNGWAVSGGGTGVDIGRDLAITGPNVYVAGSFAGGSSARIAGSNLFGSGTASTVFLARYTDQGSTVSGSLAVSGGGAGGDVAFSIALSGANIYVAGYTTPSATFGSFTLTNPAATNVNFLGRIRESAPTLTSFTPTSGYEGVTLTINGANLTGTSLITFAGSENNTVSSGYTINTAGTQITGVIVPAGAQTGPIRLTAPGGTVTSTGNFTVTPAVPNPVPTITALSPASTPAGNPSFTMTVTGTGFVARCVVNFNGVPLPTTLMSATQLTATVPASAIATVGSYPVSVTNPSPGGGTSAAVPFSVTVPQPPVLAGFAPASGAVGATLTLTGTNLSRTSVITFSGSNATTVTSGFAVNTAGTQITGVVVPAGAQTGPISVTTPVGSATSPGVFTVINTAAPVLTSLTPARAAAGAEVTLTGRNLSSITGLAVNGAAVPLSAITASTNTSFTFVVPAGATATGSLVVSTAAGSATSTGFTAELRAISANPTVNATAGARTSSVVSVLYSEPVTAPAGNLAVYSAQAGGKKKGSSAVTGNAFQFSASAGTSAPDFQPGEVIRVSVPGPVRSAGGLQAPKKVFQFTTAVGGTGQGTFLTGPTLTVGNGPEGVALGDVDSDGDLDLLSANGSSNTVSVLLNNGAGSFGASTTVAVGAAPIYVALADVDGDSDLDLLASNFSDNTVSIRLNNGTGTFGGGQNVAVISAPHQLALGDVDGDGDLDLLAGGGVGSTVSLRLNGGDASGSNTGQFSAGQNISVSTESHGVGLADVDGDGDLDVLAASMAADVVLIKLNGGDATGSNTGLFSGSGFVTVGNGPASIATGDLDGDGDVDLLTANFTDGTVSVRLNNGTGSFTTQSTVSVGHDPHDVVLGDVDADGDLDLLTTGANYSTGTNTVSIRLNGGKGTFSGGSATAVGEAPRNLAVGDVDKDGDLDVVTGNSVGNTVSVRLNGGTQVLAAQPGSPAPGLTLFPNPAHRAATLTGLQPGELVVLLDALGRQVTTATATPAGTARLTWPAGLATGIYVVRAGTQALRLTVE; this is encoded by the coding sequence ATGCGCTACTTCTATTCCCTGATTGGGCGGCCCCGGGCCTTCGCCCGAGCGTGCACTCTGTGCACGGCCCTGCTATTGCTCTTGATGGGGGCCAGGCCGGCCGCCGCCCAGGCTCCTACCTGGCAAATGGCCCTGAGTGGCAGCGGCAACCAGCCCGCCGCCGGCACATCGGTTGCCCGGGCCACGGCCACCGACGCCCAGGGCAACGTCTTCCTGACCGGCTACTTCACCGGCCAGATTACCTTCGGCACTACTATGCTGACAAGTGCAGGCGGCACAGACATCTTTCTGGCAAAATGGAACACGGCCACCAACACCTGGGCCTGGGCCGTGCGCGGGGGTGGCGTCAGCAACGACCAGAGCCGGGGTGTGGCCGTGAGCGGCACCTCGGTGTTTATTACCGGCACTTACTTCGGGAGCGGCGCCAGCTTTGCCGGCAAAACCCTGAGCAGCGGTGGCACCGACGGCAACATGTTTCTGGCCAAGTACATCGATAACGATACGTCGGCGGGCAACGGGTGGGCCGTCAATAGCGAGAGTTTTGGAGCCGAAGTTGGTAATGGAGTAGCCGCGAGCGGCACGAGTGTGTACGTAACGGGTTTCTACTCCGCCAGCGGCGCTACCGTGGCCGGCACGGTTCTGACGGGCATGGGCCGCATCGATATGTTTCTGGCCAAGTACGTTGACAACGGCACGTCGGCCGGCAACGGCTGGGCGGTAAAGGGCGGGGGGGCCATCACGGATGTAGGCAACTCCGTGGCCGTGAACGGCAACAACGTGTACGTAACGGGCAGCTTTGAGAGCAAGACCGCCCTGTTTGCCGGTGCTACCCTCACTAACCCAGGCAGTGAAAGCGACATTTTCCTGGCCAAGTATACCGACAACGGTAGCAGCGTGGCCGCGGGCTGGGCGGTAAGTGCCGGCGGCACCAGCAACGACAGCGGCAACGGCGTGGCCGTGAGCGGCACCAGCGTGTACATCACGGGTACGTTTGCTACCGGCACCACGGCCACCATCGACGGCCGCCCCATTCCCGGCGAGTTCAACGGCGACGACATGTTTGTGGCGAAATACACCGACCAAGGCAACACGACCACCGGCGTGTGGGCGGCCAGCGGCGGAAGCGGTGGCGACGACCAAGGCCTGGGCATTGCCGTGAACGGCACGGATGTGTACGTGACAGGTTCCTTTCTGGCGTTTTACGCTCGCTTTGCCGGAACTACCCTTCAAAACACTAATACTAACATTTCTAACTCTTACGATGCGTTTGTAGCGAAGTACACCGACCAGGGCGCTACCGTTGGGAATGGCTGGGCTACCAGCGTTAGCGGCACCGAGGTGGATAGTGGGTATGGCCTTGCGGCCACTGGCTCACACGTATTTGTGGCCGCGTCGTCCGGGAACGGGGCCGTCAGCTTTGGCAATGAGTTTTTTGCGCCCGCCAAAGCTGGTGCCTTGGGTCAGCTGGATGCCGGCAGCGGCACCTGGCAGCGGGCCGAAGCGCCCTTGCAGGGCACCACTTCCCGCAACCTGGCTACGGCTACCGATGCCAGCGGCAACGTATTCGTGACGGGCGACTTCTCGGGTAACGTGCAGTTTGGAACTACCCAGCTGTCCAGCGCTGGCAAGACGGATATTTTCCTGGCCAAGTGGGATGCTACCGCCAGCGCCTGGGCCTGGGCCGTCCGGGCGGGCGGCACCGATTCCGACCAGGGGCTGGGTCTGGCCGTGAGTGGCAACAACGTGTACGTGACGGGCTTATACTACAGCGGCAACACGCGCATTGCCGGCCAGAACCTGGAGGCCGCGGGGTTCTCCGACCTGTTTGTGGCCAAGTACACGGATAATGGCAGCAGCGTCAGCAACGGCTGGGTAGTCAGTGGGGGTGGCACGGGCTTCGATGTTGGAAACGATATTGCCGTTTTGGGCTCCAGCGTGTACATCACCGGGCGCTTTGAAAAGCAGCTCAGCATTGCCGGCACCACCCTATCGGCTGCCGCCTACACGGATATAGTGGTAGCCAAATTTATCGATAATGGTAGCAGTGTTAGCAACGGCTGGGCCATCAGCGAAGGTGGCGCGGGGTATGACTACGGCAATGGCATTGCCGTGAGCGGCTCCGCCGTTTATGTAACCGGGTACTTCCAGCTCAACCCACGCATTGCGGGCACGGCCCTCACCGGCATTGGCAACAACGCCGATATGTTTCTGGCCAAATACCTCGATCAGGGCTCTACCGTGAGCAACGGCTGGGCCGTGAGCGGGGGCGGCACGGATTCCGACGAGGGCAACGCCGTGACGGTGCAGGGCAATGCGGTGTACGTGACCGGGTCCTTCACCAGTGGCACCGACGCCCGCATTGCCGGCGCGGAATTGCCGGGGGCAGGTAGCGCCGACATCTTCGTGGCCAAGTACCTTGATCTGGGCGCATCGGCCAGCAATGGCTGGGCCGTGAGTGGGGGCGGCACGGGCGTGGATATCGGCCGCGACCTAGCCATTACGGGCCCTAACGTGTACGTGGCGGGCAGCTTTGCCGGCGGGAGCAGCGCCCGAATTGCGGGCAGCAACTTGTTTGGCAGCGGCACGGCCAGCACCGTTTTCCTGGCTCGCTACACCGACCAGGGTAGCACCGTGAGCGGCAGCCTGGCCGTGAGCGGGGGTGGCGCGGGCGGCGACGTGGCCTTTAGCATTGCCCTGAGCGGCGCTAATATTTATGTGGCGGGCTACACTACACCATCGGCCACCTTCGGCAGTTTTACCCTGACCAACCCGGCGGCAACCAACGTTAATTTTTTGGGCCGCATCCGGGAGTCGGCTCCTACCCTGACCAGCTTTACGCCCACCAGCGGCTACGAGGGCGTTACTCTAACCATTAACGGCGCCAACCTTACCGGCACCAGCCTTATCACATTTGCCGGTTCGGAGAATAACACGGTTAGCAGTGGCTACACCATTAACACGGCCGGCACCCAGATTACGGGCGTTATCGTGCCCGCTGGGGCCCAGACCGGCCCCATCCGCCTGACGGCTCCCGGGGGCACCGTCACGAGTACGGGCAACTTTACCGTGACACCCGCCGTGCCTAACCCGGTGCCCACCATCACGGCCCTAAGCCCGGCCTCCACTCCTGCCGGCAACCCCAGCTTCACGATGACCGTGACCGGCACGGGTTTCGTAGCCCGCTGCGTGGTGAATTTCAACGGCGTACCCCTGCCAACTACCCTCATGTCGGCTACGCAACTCACCGCTACAGTGCCGGCCAGCGCCATTGCTACCGTGGGCAGCTACCCCGTTAGCGTCACCAACCCGTCGCCGGGCGGGGGGACTTCGGCTGCCGTGCCATTCAGCGTCACTGTACCCCAGCCGCCCGTACTGGCTGGTTTCGCGCCGGCCAGCGGCGCGGTGGGCGCTACGCTTACCCTCACGGGTACAAACCTCAGCCGGACCAGTGTCATCACCTTCAGCGGCAGCAATGCCACTACCGTAACCAGCGGCTTTGCAGTGAATACCGCCGGCACCCAGATTACGGGCGTGGTAGTGCCCGCCGGTGCCCAGACAGGGCCGATCAGCGTTACTACCCCCGTTGGCTCGGCCACCAGTCCCGGTGTTTTCACGGTTATCAATACCGCTGCTCCGGTGCTGACCAGCCTGACTCCGGCCCGCGCGGCGGCCGGCGCGGAGGTAACCCTTACAGGTCGTAATCTGAGTAGCATCACGGGCCTGGCAGTAAATGGCGCCGCAGTGCCGTTATCGGCCATTACGGCCAGTACTAATACCAGCTTTACGTTTGTAGTCCCGGCCGGCGCCACGGCCACCGGGTCCCTGGTAGTGTCAACGGCGGCCGGCTCCGCAACCAGCACCGGCTTTACGGCCGAGCTGCGGGCAATCAGTGCCAACCCCACCGTTAATGCCACAGCGGGCGCCCGAACCAGCTCCGTGGTTTCGGTTCTTTACAGTGAGCCAGTAACTGCCCCGGCCGGCAATTTGGCCGTGTATTCGGCCCAGGCTGGCGGCAAAAAGAAGGGCTCTAGTGCTGTAACGGGCAACGCCTTCCAGTTTTCTGCGTCGGCGGGTACGTCAGCCCCTGATTTTCAGCCCGGGGAGGTGATTCGCGTGAGTGTGCCTGGCCCGGTGCGGAGCGCGGGCGGCCTTCAAGCGCCGAAAAAGGTGTTTCAGTTTACTACTGCCGTAGGGGGCACTGGTCAGGGCACTTTCCTGACGGGCCCTACCCTGACAGTAGGCAACGGGCCGGAAGGGGTAGCCCTGGGCGACGTGGACAGCGACGGGGACCTGGACCTGCTCTCAGCCAACGGCAGCAGCAACACGGTGAGCGTACTGCTGAACAACGGCGCGGGTAGCTTCGGCGCCAGTACTACGGTGGCCGTGGGCGCAGCCCCCATTTACGTAGCCCTAGCTGATGTGGACGGTGACAGTGACCTGGACCTGCTGGCCTCCAACTTCAGCGACAATACCGTGAGCATCCGCCTCAACAACGGCACTGGCACATTTGGGGGCGGCCAGAACGTGGCGGTAATCAGTGCCCCCCACCAACTTGCCCTAGGCGACGTGGATGGGGACGGGGACCTGGATTTGCTGGCGGGAGGCGGCGTAGGCAGCACCGTGAGTCTGCGGCTTAATGGCGGCGACGCCAGTGGCTCTAACACCGGCCAGTTTAGCGCCGGCCAGAACATTAGCGTCAGCACGGAGTCGCACGGGGTTGGCCTGGCCGACGTGGATGGTGACGGTGACCTGGACGTGCTGGCGGCCTCTATGGCTGCTGACGTGGTTCTGATAAAGCTGAACGGTGGTGATGCCACCGGCTCCAACACCGGCCTGTTCAGCGGCAGCGGCTTCGTGACGGTGGGCAACGGCCCCGCCAGCATAGCTACCGGCGACTTGGATGGGGACGGAGATGTGGACCTTCTTACGGCCAACTTTACGGACGGCACGGTAAGCGTGCGGCTAAACAACGGCACCGGCAGCTTCACCACCCAATCAACGGTATCCGTTGGCCACGACCCGCATGACGTCGTGCTGGGCGACGTGGATGCCGATGGAGACCTAGACCTGCTGACGACCGGCGCGAATTACAGCACCGGCACCAATACCGTCAGTATTCGTTTGAACGGGGGCAAGGGCACTTTCAGCGGCGGCTCTGCCACTGCCGTAGGCGAAGCCCCACGCAACCTGGCCGTTGGCGACGTAGATAAAGACGGCGACCTTGACGTAGTGACCGGCAACTCCGTGGGCAATACCGTGAGCGTGCGCCTGAACGGGGGCACGCAGGTACTGGCCGCGCAGCCCGGCAGCCCGGCCCCCGGCCTGACACTCTTTCCGAACCCGGCGCACCGAGCCGCTACGCTGACCGGGCTGCAGCCGGGCGAGTTGGTGGTGCTGCTGGATGCGCTAGGACGCCAAGTAACTACGGCTACTGCCACGCCTGCCGGCACGGCTCGTCTGACCTGGCCCGCCGGCCTGGCTACCGGCATTTACGTAGTGCGGGCCGGAACCCAGGCCCTTCGGCTCACGGTAGAATAA
- a CDS encoding NAD(P)-dependent alcohol dehydrogenase codes for MKAYKLYGPKSLENFKLGDYDEPVVRDHEVKIQVKAVSLNYRDWALANGWFGYPGEKLPFIPFSDAAGVVVEVGSSVTKFRAGDRVAVNFFPDWHDGDFSGEKTARSLGGSTGGVLAEYVSFPEQAVAKVPDSFSFEEAAAFPCAGVTAWHALVVQAQLKPTDTVLLQGTGGVSVFGLQIARLLGARTIITSSSDEKLAQARELGADLLINYKQTPNWDEKARELTQGEGVTYVLEVAGQLARSIRALQAGGSIFQIGAVGGPNDEVPNLGMLPINTQRLQGIYVGSTRMLTDLMQAFDRNGLKPIISQTFRFEQALEALAYMGSGSHFGKIVVQVG; via the coding sequence ATGAAAGCATACAAGCTGTACGGCCCGAAAAGCCTGGAAAATTTCAAGCTGGGCGACTACGACGAGCCCGTCGTGCGCGACCATGAGGTGAAGATTCAGGTGAAGGCCGTATCCCTGAACTACCGCGACTGGGCCCTGGCCAACGGCTGGTTTGGCTACCCCGGCGAGAAGCTGCCCTTCATTCCCTTCAGCGACGCGGCGGGGGTAGTAGTGGAGGTGGGCAGCAGCGTCACGAAGTTCCGGGCCGGCGACCGGGTAGCGGTGAACTTCTTTCCCGACTGGCACGACGGGGATTTCTCAGGCGAGAAAACGGCCCGCTCCCTGGGCGGCAGCACCGGTGGGGTACTGGCAGAATATGTGTCGTTTCCGGAGCAGGCCGTAGCCAAGGTGCCCGATTCATTTTCCTTTGAGGAAGCCGCCGCATTTCCGTGCGCCGGCGTTACGGCCTGGCATGCGCTGGTGGTGCAGGCCCAGCTAAAGCCCACCGATACGGTACTGCTGCAGGGTACCGGAGGCGTTTCGGTTTTCGGCCTGCAGATTGCCCGGCTGCTGGGTGCCCGTACCATCATTACTTCCAGCTCGGATGAAAAGCTCGCCCAGGCCCGGGAGCTAGGCGCCGACCTGCTGATCAACTACAAGCAAACCCCCAACTGGGACGAAAAAGCCCGTGAGCTAACCCAAGGCGAAGGCGTTACCTACGTGCTGGAAGTGGCCGGCCAGCTGGCCCGCTCCATCCGGGCCCTGCAAGCTGGTGGCAGCATCTTCCAGATCGGGGCAGTAGGCGGCCCCAACGACGAGGTGCCCAACCTGGGTATGCTGCCCATCAACACCCAGCGCCTGCAGGGAATTTACGTGGGCAGTACCCGCATGCTCACCGACCTGATGCAGGCCTTTGACCGCAACGGCCTCAAGCCCATCATTAGCCAGACGTTCCGCTTCGAACAGGCCCTGGAAGCGCTGGCCTATATGGGCAGCGGCTCGCACTTCGGCAAAATCGTGGTGCAGGTGGGCTAA
- a CDS encoding STAS/SEC14 domain-containing protein, with protein sequence MSITPEVLSYENEAGSLYCLPAGYLHLVWHPGSPRSPHAMQEVFEQILRQLQQTGYPRLLTDHRQLTAYGDDMVGWLLADWLPRVVPTRLLQRVALMGSSRLAVRPQDDYLFREAGVRYGLQSRCFASASMPEALTWLLSAPSSEKAAVPASLTGS encoded by the coding sequence ATGAGTATTACACCAGAGGTATTATCATACGAAAACGAGGCTGGCAGCTTGTATTGCTTACCAGCCGGCTACCTGCATCTGGTCTGGCACCCTGGCTCGCCCCGGTCCCCGCACGCCATGCAGGAAGTTTTTGAGCAGATACTGCGGCAACTGCAGCAAACCGGCTACCCCCGCCTGCTAACCGACCACCGCCAGCTCACGGCCTACGGCGACGATATGGTAGGCTGGCTGCTGGCCGACTGGCTGCCGCGGGTGGTACCCACCCGCCTGCTGCAGCGTGTGGCCCTGATGGGCTCTTCCCGCCTAGCAGTACGCCCTCAGGACGATTATTTATTCCGGGAGGCCGGGGTCCGCTACGGGCTGCAGAGCCGCTGCTTCGCTTCCGCCAGCATGCCGGAGGCCCTAACCTGGCTGCTTTCCGCGCCTTCCTCCGAAAAAGCTGCCGTTCCTGCCAGTCTGACCGGTAGCTAG
- a CDS encoding NmrA family NAD(P)-binding protein yields the protein MAEPDLTLPSSSAAEPATVVLAGATGALGLLIAHHLRQRGAAVRALVRPQARASAEAASLRLQGAELVEVDYGQADQLRQACAGASCVVSALSGLREVIVEAQTRLLEAAVAAGVPRFIPSDFSIDYTRLPDGSNRNLDLRREFQRRLDQAPIQATSILNGMFTDLLTGQAPVILMGPRRVVYWGDADQPLDFTTMRDTAAFTAAAALDPAAPRYLRVAGEVASIRGLQAAAEAATGQEFKLFRVGSLSAFGKVIKLTKALVPAPNEVFPPWQGMQYLHNMFSGWPKLEPLDNARYPEISWTPVRAVLAPSRA from the coding sequence ATGGCCGAACCTGACCTGACGCTCCCCTCCTCTTCCGCCGCTGAGCCGGCTACTGTTGTACTGGCCGGTGCTACCGGTGCCCTGGGCCTGCTGATTGCCCACCATCTTCGGCAGCGCGGGGCTGCGGTGCGGGCCCTGGTGCGCCCGCAGGCCCGGGCTTCGGCCGAGGCGGCTTCGCTGCGCCTGCAGGGGGCTGAGCTGGTAGAAGTTGACTATGGCCAGGCCGACCAGCTCCGCCAGGCCTGCGCGGGAGCCAGCTGCGTGGTATCGGCCTTGTCGGGGCTGCGGGAGGTAATTGTGGAGGCCCAGACGCGCCTGCTGGAGGCCGCCGTAGCGGCAGGAGTGCCCCGCTTCATTCCCTCCGATTTTTCCATTGACTACACCCGCCTCCCCGATGGCTCGAACCGCAACCTCGATTTGCGCCGGGAGTTTCAGCGGCGGCTGGACCAGGCTCCTATTCAGGCCACATCCATTCTGAACGGCATGTTCACCGACCTGCTGACCGGGCAGGCCCCGGTAATTCTGATGGGTCCGCGCCGGGTAGTGTACTGGGGCGACGCCGACCAGCCCCTGGATTTTACCACCATGCGCGACACGGCCGCCTTCACCGCTGCCGCCGCCCTCGACCCTGCCGCCCCCCGCTACCTGCGCGTAGCCGGCGAAGTAGCCAGCATCCGGGGGCTGCAGGCTGCCGCCGAGGCCGCCACGGGCCAGGAGTTTAAGCTGTTCCGGGTGGGTAGCCTGTCGGCTTTCGGGAAAGTCATCAAGCTGACCAAGGCCCTTGTACCCGCCCCCAACGAGGTATTTCCGCCCTGGCAGGGCATGCAGTACCTGCACAACATGTTCAGCGGCTGGCCCAAGCTGGAGCCCCTCGACAACGCCCGCTACCCCGAAATCAGCTGGACCCCGGTGCGGGCGGTGCTGGCCCCGTCACGGGCGTAA
- a CDS encoding cold-shock protein encodes MSTGTVKFFNETKGFGFINDSTTGQDIFVHVTGLIDEIRDNDTVEFEVEQGRKGLNAVKVRRA; translated from the coding sequence ATGTCAACAGGAACCGTAAAATTCTTCAATGAAACCAAAGGCTTTGGTTTCATCAACGACAGCACCACCGGCCAGGACATCTTCGTCCACGTAACCGGCCTCATCGACGAAATCCGTGATAACGACACGGTTGAGTTTGAGGTAGAGCAGGGCCGTAAAGGCCTGAACGCTGTTAAGGTGCGTCGCGCCTAA
- a CDS encoding DUF5694 domain-containing protein, with protein sequence MWCTATTLAAAQTPLEVLLVGTSHYNGESDASYRPIIDKLKAYQPDLVIGEYLGPADARQLPATQGEARPYQRSLRYLQRREMQAPPLSAKAAAAVRRQLRRNPQLHQQRIDLARYYAYNYDRANAEYQLYLLEETYKDRLSAADQAYYRQAFGPADSVRKVLKMVRPLTEYHRIFFPLLQELGQDQLYSMDCQRYGQEFSQASSQTYGQFLALQKAFKADSTTEQATTFRRMTAAKTAYFTYLDAAATSEEAYRIMNAPAFGKLNDDLNFYGDEALYGAPGFPTAAVQAMKTQWELRNQGMCDNIVRRAREQKAHRVVVAVGSAHTMIMRRMLAAMPNVRISTYHDLP encoded by the coding sequence GTGTGGTGCACAGCTACTACCCTGGCCGCAGCCCAGACACCCCTGGAAGTGTTGCTGGTAGGTACTTCGCATTACAACGGCGAATCCGACGCTAGCTACCGGCCCATCATCGACAAGCTCAAAGCCTACCAGCCCGACCTGGTGATTGGCGAGTACCTCGGGCCCGCCGATGCCCGGCAACTGCCCGCCACACAGGGGGAGGCACGGCCATATCAGCGGAGCCTGCGCTACCTGCAGCGCCGGGAGATGCAAGCCCCGCCCCTGAGCGCCAAAGCCGCCGCTGCGGTGCGCCGCCAGTTGCGCCGGAATCCGCAGTTACACCAGCAGCGCATCGATTTAGCCCGCTACTACGCCTACAACTACGACCGGGCCAACGCCGAATATCAGCTGTATCTGCTGGAAGAAACCTATAAGGACCGCCTGAGCGCCGCCGACCAGGCCTACTACCGGCAGGCATTTGGCCCCGCCGATTCCGTGCGCAAAGTCCTGAAAATGGTACGTCCGCTCACCGAGTACCACCGCATCTTCTTCCCTCTGCTACAGGAGCTCGGTCAGGATCAGCTATACTCCATGGACTGCCAGCGCTACGGCCAGGAATTTAGCCAGGCCTCCAGCCAGACATACGGCCAGTTTCTGGCCCTGCAGAAGGCTTTTAAAGCTGATTCCACGACGGAGCAGGCCACTACTTTTCGCCGAATGACTGCCGCCAAAACTGCCTATTTCACGTATCTCGATGCCGCCGCTACCAGCGAAGAGGCTTACCGGATAATGAACGCGCCGGCCTTCGGCAAGCTCAACGACGACTTGAATTTCTACGGCGACGAGGCCCTGTACGGGGCGCCGGGCTTCCCCACGGCTGCCGTGCAGGCCATGAAAACCCAGTGGGAGCTGCGCAACCAAGGCATGTGCGACAACATTGTGCGGCGGGCGCGGGAGCAAAAGGCCCATCGGGTAGTAGTAGCCGTGGGCTCAGCCCATACCATGATTATGCGTCGCATGCTCGCGGCCATGCCCAACGTGCGCATCAGTACCTACCATGATTTGCCGTAG